The sequence CATTTATATTCTTATTTCAATCCCACGTTTTTAAACGTGGGTTTCTTCTTACTTCTTCCCTCTTCCTTTATGAAATCAAAAACCTCACCCTTTTCTCTGTTTACTAATAAGAGAAATGTCCTTAAAGACAGGTGAGGTTAAATTACTTTTTCGCTGCTAACTATTAACTGTTAACTGGTAACTGTTCAATGTTTACTGTTCTGTAACAACAGTATGGTTCAACTTTGTTGTTGTTTCCCATACCAGCAAATTGTTATTAGCTGTCATTGCGGGCGGTTGGTGTAAAGCAATTAATTGTGTCAAAGTTTTCTTTAATTGAGTGCGGGGAATAATTTCATCAACAAAGCCATGTTTAAGTAAATCTTCCGCACTTTGAAAGTCTTCAGGTAATTTTTCTCGTAAGGTTTGTTCAATAACTCGTCTACCTGCGAAACCAATAGTTGCTTTTGGCTCTGCCAAAATGATATCGCCCAACATTGCAAAACTCGCCGTCACTCCACCAGTTGTGGGATTAGTCAATACAGGAATGTAAAGAAGTTTTTGTTGACGATGAAGTTCTAAGGCTGCTGATACCTTAGCCATCTGCATTAAAGAGAGCAATCCTTCTTGCATTCTTGCTCCGCCGGAAGTACAGATAATTACTACTGGGTAGCGTCGTTGGGTTGCTTGTTCAATCAAACGTGTTAATTTTTCCCCTACAACCGAACCCATACTAGCTCCAATGAACCGGAAGTCCATTACACCTAGAGCAATAGCTAAACCGTTGATTTCTCCTAAACCGGTTCTAACAGCATCTGTTAAACCAGTTTTTTCCTGCATATCTCGTAAACGATCGCTGTAAGATTTGCGATCGCGAAATTGTAAAGGATCGGTAGGAAGCAAATGTTCGTCCATTGCTGTCCAAGTATTGGCATCTATAAGCTGATTAATGCGTTCGTCGCTGTCCACTCTATTATGATGTCCGCACTCTATGCAAACCATTTGGTTTGCTTTCAAGTCTTTTGTATAAGTTAATACGCCACACTTAGTGCATTTATGCCACAATCCATCAGCGATTTCACGTTCTTGACGTTCAATACTAATAGATTCTGTCTTACGTCGGTTTGCAAACCAATCAAATAAAGATTTAAAACCGCGTGTTTCGTCGTTGTTTGCCATTTGTATCTTATGCAAGTGGATTGTATGTCAAATTTAGTCAAGAATACGGGAATTGTATTTTTTATCTTTCGCATGAATGTTATATTTTATAGCTTTTCATGCTAGACATTTATATTATTCCCCAAGGTTTTACTAAGCAATGGAGATAAAAACGTATTTGTCTGTGCTTTTCAGCTTAACGAAAATAAGTAAACCAATTCAAGTCTTAGGCTATATCGAAGGCATAACAACTTCAAGTGCAATACAGTCTAAAGAAAACAATAAGATACTGTGTGCAAGTTGATGATACGTCCAAGAATTATTGGTAATTTACCAAAATTTTTTCAGCTACAGCACAATAATACCAAATCCTTAAAACATTATAAGGTAATGAATTTTACAGTTATAAAGTATCAGCTAACAGTTAGCAGTTATCAGCTAGAAGTCAGGAGTAGCAATTAGTTTAGTTATTTTCCACCTTTGTTAAAGCGCTTTTATTCCTTACCGACGTACTCCTAAAAAATTGTGGCTTGGTATGAGTTATTAGATTTTGATTAAAACAGTGGAGAATTTTTAGCCAAACCGATTATCGGGAATGATACAAGATTTAAAAGAAGAATTTTATGTAAGCTGATAAAATAGCTTCACCGCTAAAAAGTGCGATCGCCGAACCTAGAGCTAAATAAGGACCGAAAGGAAAAGGTTTATTTCTTTTTAAGTTTTTTTGTATTAAAAGGGTAGAGCCGCTTTGTGCAATAACTCCTGCGATACAAGCTATGAAGCTCGCTAAAAGCAAGTACTTCCAGCCCAGCCAAGCTCCCATCATTGCTGCTAACTTGGCATCCCCTGCACCCATTGCATCTTTGCGAAAAATAATTGTGCCGATGCGGGCAATTCCGTCAAACATCCAAATTCCTAATACTGCTGCTGCGATTGCTAGCATTAATTGATTTACTAATCCCAACCAACCCGACTGCGATGTGAATCCTAATATCATTTGAAACACAATACCCAATATTAAACCCGATTTTGTGAGTTCTCCGGGTAAAGTCATTGTGTCTAAGTCAATTATTGATAGCGCTAACAGCCAACTACAAAATAGCCAATAGCCTATCGTCTGCGGCGAAAATTGAAATGTGATAAAAACTATAACAAATATTAATCCCGTAATCGCTTCAACAATTGGGTAACGAGGAGATATTTTACTTTTGCAGTAACGACAACGCCCCTGCAACCACAACCAGCCCAAAACCGGAACATTATCGTAAGCCTTTAACCGGTTTAAACAATGAGGACATCGGGAAGGAGGATAAAGAATCGATAAACCAGCTGGTAGTCGATAAACTACAACGTTGATAAAGCTACCAATAGATGCACCTAATAAGAAAACAATTAAACCTGCCGGTACGATAATCCACTCATCCATGAAGTTACCCCAAAGTCATCTGTCTAAAGTAATTCCTAACTAGGTCTGACGTAATTAGTAATTACCCTTAAGTACTTACTTTTAATGACAAAAAATGGGGAATAGCTCAGATGGGGAGACAAAGCGAAAAGGGTAGCAGAAAATCTCCACTACTAGCTGGTTTCTACTTGCTCCTAACTCCTAATACATATGAGATTCGATTTGATTCAATGGAACAAAACACTCTTGTGGTAAAAGAACTGGTTGCTGGGTGAAAATCACTTTTCCTCGATGATTGCCACGATTAATCGCTACTCCTGAAGGTTGTCCAGCAATTTCTGGGTGAACCTCACAGTATGTGTAATATATTTGACCCGCCGCTCTGATGACAGATGAGTCAATCAAAGGAGATTGCGTCATGGGGTTCGTAAAATTTTCTTGCCCTTGTCGTAATGCGTACACGAATTACTTATGTTTTATGACTAGGTTTGCAATTAAGTGTATCTGAAAGTTTCCGGTTTAGGGAGACAAAATTATTTTGACCTAAATTAGAAAAGTAATTGTTAATTAAGTTACTAATTAAGTTATTTTTCTAAAGTTTGAATCAGTTGTTTGCCCATAGCTTGGCAACCTACTTGATTCATTCCTTCGGACATTATATCCCCAGTACGGAAACCATTCTGTAATACTTGAAACACTGTTTTTTCTATGTAGTCTGCTGCATCGCTTTGGTTTAAACCGTAGCGTAGCATCATCGCCGCACTCAAAACCTGTGCCAAAGGATTTGCTTTATCTTCTCCTGCAATATCGGGGGCTGAACCGTGAACTGGTTCAAAAACTCCAGGTGCATTTGCTCCCAGACTAGCAGATGGTAACATACCAATACTGCCAGTAAGCATAGCTGCGGCATCAGAAAGAATATCGCCGAATAAGTTCCCGGTAACGATAGTATCAAACTGTTTGGGAGCGCGTAGTAACTGCATAGCAGCATTATCTACATAAAGATGACTTAATTCAACATCTTGGTATGCTTGAGCGAGTTTAGTCATTTTATCCCGCCACAATTGAGATACTTCCAAAACGTTGGCTTTATCAACCGAACAGAGTTTTCCTCCTCGTTTGCGGGCTGCCTCAAAGGCGACTTTACCAATGCGCTCAATTTCCGCTTCGGTATAAGCCATTGTATTTATGCCGCGTTTTTCACCGGTTTCAGTCTCAAAAATTCCTTTAGGTTTACCAAAATAAATTCCACCAGTCAGTTCGCGTACCACCATAATATCAACGCCTTCGACAACTTCTTTTTTAAGAGTTGAAGCGTCAATTAGCTGAGGTATGATTTTTGCCGGACGTAAATTTGCAAATAATTTTAAACCAGCCCGCAATCCTAATAAACCAGCTTCAGGACGTTTATCAGATGGTAAAGAATCCCATTTATAACCGCCGATAGCTGCAAGTAAAACTGCATCGCTATCGCCACAAGTTTTTAATGTAGTTTCCGGTAAAGGTTCTCCCGTTGCATCGATTGCAGCACCACCGATTAAGGCTTCTTGAAATTCAAACTTGATATCAAACTTGTTTCCTACGACTTTGAGTACATCTACCGTTACTGCCATGATTTCGGGTCCGATGCCATCGCCGGGAAGTAGGGTAATGCTGTAGTTCTGGGTCATAGTAGTTTT comes from Rivularia sp. PCC 7116 and encodes:
- the accD gene encoding acetyl-CoA carboxylase, carboxyltransferase subunit beta; protein product: MANNDETRGFKSLFDWFANRRKTESISIERQEREIADGLWHKCTKCGVLTYTKDLKANQMVCIECGHHNRVDSDERINQLIDANTWTAMDEHLLPTDPLQFRDRKSYSDRLRDMQEKTGLTDAVRTGLGEINGLAIALGVMDFRFIGASMGSVVGEKLTRLIEQATQRRYPVVIICTSGGARMQEGLLSLMQMAKVSAALELHRQQKLLYIPVLTNPTTGGVTASFAMLGDIILAEPKATIGFAGRRVIEQTLREKLPEDFQSAEDLLKHGFVDEIIPRTQLKKTLTQLIALHQPPAMTANNNLLVWETTTKLNHTVVTEQ
- a CDS encoding A24 family peptidase, which gives rise to MDEWIIVPAGLIVFLLGASIGSFINVVVYRLPAGLSILYPPSRCPHCLNRLKAYDNVPVLGWLWLQGRCRYCKSKISPRYPIVEAITGLIFVIVFITFQFSPQTIGYWLFCSWLLALSIIDLDTMTLPGELTKSGLILGIVFQMILGFTSQSGWLGLVNQLMLAIAAAVLGIWMFDGIARIGTIIFRKDAMGAGDAKLAAMMGAWLGWKYLLLASFIACIAGVIAQSGSTLLIQKNLKRNKPFPFGPYLALGSAIALFSGEAILSAYIKFFF
- the leuB gene encoding 3-isopropylmalate dehydrogenase; this encodes MTQNYSITLLPGDGIGPEIMAVTVDVLKVVGNKFDIKFEFQEALIGGAAIDATGEPLPETTLKTCGDSDAVLLAAIGGYKWDSLPSDKRPEAGLLGLRAGLKLFANLRPAKIIPQLIDASTLKKEVVEGVDIMVVRELTGGIYFGKPKGIFETETGEKRGINTMAYTEAEIERIGKVAFEAARKRGGKLCSVDKANVLEVSQLWRDKMTKLAQAYQDVELSHLYVDNAAMQLLRAPKQFDTIVTGNLFGDILSDAAAMLTGSIGMLPSASLGANAPGVFEPVHGSAPDIAGEDKANPLAQVLSAAMMLRYGLNQSDAADYIEKTVFQVLQNGFRTGDIMSEGMNQVGCQAMGKQLIQTLEK